The following are encoded in a window of Rhinolophus sinicus isolate RSC01 linkage group LG12, ASM3656204v1, whole genome shotgun sequence genomic DNA:
- the SDE2 gene encoding splicing regulator SDE2, protein MAETVTLVWIRGPGFGCRAVRAVSAPCSVRDFIHQHCQDQDVPEECFFVKCNGSLISISDTVQHGAVYSLEPRLRGGKGGFGSMLRALGAQIEKTTNREACRDLSGRRLRDVNHEKAMAEWVKQQAEREAEKEQKRLERLQRKLAEPRHCFTSPDYQQQCHEMAERLEDSVLKGMQAASSKMVSAEIGETRKRPNTSKTEQGTSAAKRKCFWLGMEGLETEEGSSSETSDSDSEEAPSTSGMSFHVPKHDTDGVEMAAEFPSSSQRAPGLRTDCSSPQKLQTPVTGSGNGISEDSCAELGESPSQAYVERKMATEREKTQEEKEAERKEPTEREAAGTGLHEEKETKEMTDGGKAANVVPGEDRENIPDAKLEGSQSGNTDIGQESVDLLAFTSVAEVELLGLEKLKCELTARGLKCGGTLQERAARLFSVRGLAKEHIDPALFAKPSKGKKK, encoded by the exons GATGTTCCAGAGGAATGCTTCTTTGTGAAGTGCAATGGATCCCTCATTAGCATCAGTGACACGGTGCAGCATGGAGCTGTGTACAGTTTGGAGCCCAGACTTCGAGGTGGAAAAGGAG GTTTTGGGTCTATGCTCCGAGCACTTGGTGCTCAGATTGAGAAGACAACCAATCGAGAAGCTTGCCGGGATCTCAGTGGAAGGAGACTACGGGATGTCAATCATGAAAAAGC AATGGCTGAGTGGGTAAAACAGCAAGCTGAGCGAGAGGCTGAAAAGGAGCAGAAGCGCCTCGAGCGACTGCAGCGGAAGCTCGCCGAACCCAGGCACTGCTTCACCAGCCCCGACTACCAGCAGCAGTGCCATGAGATGGCTGAGCGGCTGGAGGATTCCGTGCTCAAAG gTATGCAGGCGGCCTCCAGCAAGATGGTATCGGCAGAAATCGGCGAGACTCGGAAGCGGCCTAACACATCCAAAACAGAGCAAGGAACCAGTGCAGCGAAAAGGAAATGCTTTTg GTTGGGCATGGAAGGCCTGGAGACTGAGGAGGGGTCCAGCTCTGAGACTTCAGATAGTGACAGTGAAGAAGCACCTAGTACTTCGGGAATGAGCTTCCATGTTCCCAAACATGACACTGATGGTGTTGAGATGGCAGCTGAGTTTCCCAGCAGTTCTCAGAGGGCGCCAGGATTAAGGACAGACTGCAGCTCACCACAGAAACTACAGACCCCCGTCACTGGCTCTGGGAATGGTATTTCAGAAGACTCGTGTGCTGAGCTGGGGGAGAGCCCTTCCCAGGCATACGTGGAAAGGAAGATGGctacagaaagagagaaaacccaggaggaaaaggaggcagagagaaaagaaccCACAGAAAGGGAAGCCGCTGGGACTGGACTGCatgaggagaaagagacaaaagaaatgaCTGATGGGGGAAAAGCTGCCAACGTAGTACCTGGAGAAGACAGGGAAAACATTCCTGATGCCAAACTGGAGGGGAGCCAGTCaggaaacaca gaTATTGGTCAGGAATCTGTAGATTTACTGGCGTTCACCTCGGTtgcagaagtggagttgctgggtctgGAGAAGCTCAAGTGTGAACTCACAGCCCGAGGGCTGAAATGTGGGGGCACGCTCCAGGAGCGAGCAGCAAGACTCTTCTCTGTCAGGGGACTGGCGAAGGAACACATAGACCCAGCTCTGTTTGCCAAGCCTTCgaaggggaagaagaaatga